A portion of the Mycobacterium paraseoulense genome contains these proteins:
- a CDS encoding CoA transferase, giving the protein MTEALSGLTVVEVSSFVAAPLCGMTLGQLGAEVIRIDPIGGASDVQRWPLAADGTSIYWTGLNKGKRSATVDLRSAEGQELVQRLIVEGDGVVVTNAAGLPWLSHDVLAAKRSDVIHVQLLGRGDGSTGVDYTVNAGIGFPLVTGPADHAGPINHVLPAWDVCCGLYAALAVVTAVRRRDESGTGARISLALEDVALATAGNLGLLTEPQVTGTQRQRLGNAIYGQYGQDFTSGDGARYMVVTLTRRHFRDLVDVTGTGAAVSALADALGVDFDSEGERYRYRGVLSGLFATWFADHTADEIAAALSGTTVLFERYRTFADVAASPKVTANPLFSLLCQEGLGEYFAPGLPIAFDGAHPAGAPAPALGQDTADILERHLGLTTADIERLTDAKTIAC; this is encoded by the coding sequence GTGACCGAAGCCCTGAGCGGCCTCACCGTCGTCGAGGTGTCCAGCTTCGTCGCCGCCCCGCTGTGCGGAATGACGCTGGGTCAGCTTGGCGCGGAGGTGATTCGGATCGATCCGATCGGCGGAGCGTCCGATGTCCAGCGGTGGCCGCTGGCGGCGGACGGCACGTCGATCTACTGGACGGGACTGAACAAGGGGAAGCGGTCCGCCACCGTCGATTTGCGATCCGCCGAAGGGCAGGAGCTGGTCCAGCGGCTCATCGTCGAGGGCGACGGCGTGGTGGTGACCAACGCCGCCGGCCTGCCCTGGCTCAGCCACGACGTGTTGGCCGCCAAGCGTTCCGACGTCATCCACGTGCAGCTGCTGGGGCGCGGCGACGGGTCCACCGGGGTGGATTACACGGTCAACGCCGGCATCGGATTCCCGCTCGTCACCGGCCCCGCCGATCATGCCGGGCCGATCAATCACGTGTTGCCGGCCTGGGACGTGTGTTGCGGCCTGTACGCGGCACTGGCGGTCGTCACCGCCGTCCGCCGCCGTGACGAATCCGGCACGGGCGCGCGGATCAGCCTGGCGCTCGAGGACGTCGCGCTGGCCACCGCCGGAAACCTCGGACTGTTGACCGAGCCGCAGGTCACCGGCACCCAGCGGCAACGGCTGGGCAACGCCATCTACGGCCAGTATGGGCAGGATTTCACCAGCGGCGACGGCGCCAGATACATGGTGGTCACCCTGACCCGCAGGCACTTTCGCGATCTGGTCGACGTGACGGGTACCGGCGCCGCGGTGTCGGCGCTCGCCGATGCGCTGGGCGTCGACTTTGATTCCGAGGGGGAGCGCTACCGGTACCGCGGTGTCCTGTCCGGCCTGTTCGCCACCTGGTTCGCCGACCACACCGCCGACGAGATCGCCGCCGCGCTGTCGGGCACCACGGTGCTGTTCGAGCGATACCGCACATTCGCCGACGTCGCCGCAAGCCCGAAAGTGACCGCCAACCCACTCTTTTCGCTGTTGTGCCAGGAGGGCCTGGGGGAGTACTTCGCCCCGGGCCTGCCGATCGCCTTCGATGGGGCCCACCCCGCCGGTGCGCCGGCGCCCGCCCTGGGGCAAGACACCGCCGACATCCTCGAGCGGCACCTGGGATTGACGACCGCCGACATCGAACGCCTCACCGACGCGAAGACCATCGCTTGCTGA
- a CDS encoding pyridoxamine 5'-phosphate oxidase family protein has translation MKAFTESERQEFLAATHVAVLSVDAADGRPPASVPIWYDYTPGGNIRIMTGAASRKARLIERAGKVTLVVQREEPPYQYVVVEGTVVETAKPAPTDVQEAVAIRYLGEEGGRAFIRSMEGVEEVMYTIRPDRWMSADFTGDL, from the coding sequence ATGAAAGCCTTCACCGAGAGCGAACGTCAGGAGTTTTTGGCCGCCACGCACGTGGCGGTGCTGTCCGTCGACGCCGCCGACGGGCGGCCGCCCGCGAGCGTGCCGATCTGGTACGACTACACCCCCGGTGGCAACATCCGGATCATGACCGGGGCGGCCAGCCGTAAGGCCCGGCTGATCGAGCGGGCCGGCAAGGTGACGCTCGTCGTCCAGCGCGAGGAGCCGCCGTACCAGTACGTGGTGGTCGAAGGCACCGTCGTCGAGACCGCCAAGCCCGCCCCGACCGATGTGCAGGAGGCCGTCGCCATCCGCTACCTCGGCGAGGAAGGCGGACGGGCGTTCATCCGCAGCATGGAGGGCGTGGAAGAGGTGATGTACACCATCCGCCCCGACCGCTGGATGAGCGCGGATTTCACCGGCGACCTCTGA
- the fabG gene encoding 3-oxoacyl-ACP reductase FabG: MLTGQTAVITGGAQGLGLAIAERFVAEGARVVLGDVNLEETQVVAKQLGGDDVAVAVRCDVTQASDVETLIQTAVERFGGLDIMVNNAGITRDATMRKMTEEQFDQVIAVHLKGTWNGTRLAAAVMRENKRGVIINMSSVSGKVGMVGQTNYSAAKAGIVGMTKAAAKELAYLGVRVNAIAPGLIRSAMTEAMPQRIWDSKVAEVPMGRAGEPSEVASVALFLASDLSSYMTGTVMEITGGRHL, translated from the coding sequence ATGCTGACAGGTCAGACCGCGGTAATCACCGGCGGTGCGCAGGGACTGGGTCTGGCCATCGCGGAACGCTTTGTCGCCGAGGGGGCGCGAGTTGTGCTGGGCGACGTCAATCTCGAAGAAACCCAGGTCGTGGCGAAGCAGTTGGGCGGCGACGACGTCGCGGTCGCGGTCCGCTGCGATGTCACGCAGGCGTCCGACGTCGAGACCCTGATCCAGACCGCCGTCGAGCGGTTCGGCGGCTTGGACATCATGGTCAACAACGCCGGGATCACCCGCGACGCGACGATGCGCAAGATGACCGAGGAGCAGTTCGATCAGGTCATCGCCGTGCACCTGAAGGGCACCTGGAACGGCACCCGGCTGGCCGCCGCCGTCATGCGGGAAAACAAGCGGGGCGTCATCATCAACATGTCCTCGGTGTCGGGGAAGGTCGGCATGGTCGGCCAGACCAACTACTCGGCAGCCAAGGCCGGCATCGTCGGGATGACCAAGGCGGCCGCCAAAGAGCTGGCCTATCTGGGCGTCCGGGTGAACGCGATCGCCCCCGGTTTGATCCGCTCCGCGATGACGGAGGCCATGCCGCAGCGTATTTGGGATTCAAAGGTTGCCGAGGTGCCGATGGGTCGGGCCGGCGAACCCAGCGAGGTCGCCAGCGTGGCCCTGTTCCTGGCTTCCGACCTGTCCTCGTACATGACCGGGACCGTCATGGAAATCACCGGCGGCCGGCATCTATGA
- a CDS encoding acyl-CoA dehydrogenase family protein: MTKLAQTLGLTEFQTEIIATVRQFVEKEVIPNAAELERGDTYPQDIVDRMRDMGLFGLMIPQEYGGLGESLLTYALCVEELARGWMSVSGVLNTHFIVAYMLRQHGTDEQKQRFLPRMATGESRGAFSMSEPELGSDVAAIRTRAVRNPDGDYTINGQKMWLTNGATSTLVAVLVRTDEGADKPHRNLTAFLVEKPVGFGEVVPGLQIPGKIDKLGYKGIETTEMIFDGYRASADDILGGTSGQGFFQMMDGIEVGRVNVSARACGVGIRAFELAVRYAQQRHTFGKPIAEHQAIAFQLAEMATKVEAAHLMMVNAARLKDSGERNDVAAGMAKYLCSEYCTEVTQQSFRIHGGYGYSKEYEIERLMRDAPFLLIGEGTSEIQKNIISKRLLAEYQV, translated from the coding sequence ATGACCAAACTCGCCCAGACCCTCGGGTTGACCGAATTTCAGACCGAAATCATCGCCACCGTGCGGCAATTCGTGGAGAAGGAGGTCATCCCGAACGCCGCCGAGCTGGAACGCGGCGACACCTACCCACAGGACATCGTCGACCGGATGCGCGACATGGGCCTGTTCGGGCTGATGATTCCCCAGGAGTACGGCGGCCTGGGTGAGTCGCTACTGACGTACGCGCTGTGCGTCGAGGAGTTGGCGCGCGGGTGGATGAGCGTGTCTGGCGTGCTCAACACCCACTTCATCGTGGCCTACATGCTGCGCCAGCACGGCACGGACGAGCAGAAGCAGCGGTTCCTGCCGCGGATGGCGACCGGCGAGTCACGGGGCGCGTTTTCGATGTCGGAGCCGGAGCTGGGTTCCGACGTCGCCGCGATCCGCACCCGGGCGGTGCGCAATCCCGACGGCGACTACACCATCAACGGGCAGAAGATGTGGCTGACCAACGGCGCCACCTCCACGCTGGTGGCGGTCTTGGTGCGCACCGACGAAGGCGCCGACAAGCCGCACCGGAACCTGACCGCATTCCTGGTCGAAAAGCCGGTTGGCTTCGGCGAAGTCGTTCCCGGGCTGCAGATTCCGGGCAAGATCGACAAGCTCGGCTACAAGGGCATCGAAACGACGGAGATGATTTTCGACGGCTACCGGGCCAGCGCCGACGACATCCTCGGCGGCACTTCCGGACAGGGCTTCTTCCAGATGATGGACGGCATCGAGGTCGGCCGGGTCAACGTGTCGGCCCGCGCCTGTGGCGTCGGCATCCGCGCCTTCGAGCTCGCCGTCCGCTACGCCCAACAGCGCCACACCTTTGGCAAGCCCATCGCCGAGCATCAGGCCATCGCCTTCCAGCTGGCCGAGATGGCCACCAAAGTCGAAGCGGCGCACCTGATGATGGTCAACGCGGCCAGGCTGAAGGACTCGGGGGAGCGCAACGACGTCGCCGCCGGGATGGCCAAATACCTGTGCAGCGAATACTGCACCGAGGTCACCCAGCAGAGTTTCCGGATCCATGGTGGCTACGGCTATTCGAAGGAATACGAGATCGAGCGGCTGATGCGCGACGCGCCGTTCCTGCTCATCGGCGAGGGGACGAGCGAAATTCAGAAGAACATCATCAGCAAGCGGTTGCTCGCCGAGTACCAGGTGTAG
- a CDS encoding acetyl-CoA C-acetyltransferase produces MSAMRETVICEPVRTPIGRYGGMFKSLTAVDLGVAALKGLLERTGIAPDAVHDVILGHCYPSSEAPAIGRVVALDSGLPVTVPGMQVDRRCGSGLQAVIQASLQVGNGDHDLVIAGGCESMSNVAFYSTDMRWGGARTGVRVHDGLARGRTTAGGRHHPVPGGMLETAENLRRQYGISRLEQDELAVRSHQRAVAAQKDGILAEEIIPVAVRTRQGEELIDSDEHPRADTSVESLSKLKPVLSSEDSEATVTAGNSSGQNDAASMCVVTTPEKAAEYGLTPLVRLVSWGLAGVAPHIMGIGPVPATEVALAKAGLRLAEIDVIELNEAFAAQALAVMREWNFGAADHERTNVHGSGISLGHPVGATGGRMLATLARELNRREARYGLETMCIGGGQGLAAVFERVGPT; encoded by the coding sequence ATGAGCGCGATGCGCGAGACCGTCATCTGTGAACCCGTACGGACCCCGATCGGCCGCTACGGCGGGATGTTCAAGTCGCTGACCGCCGTAGACCTGGGCGTCGCCGCCCTGAAGGGGCTCCTCGAACGCACCGGAATCGCGCCCGACGCGGTGCACGACGTCATCCTCGGCCACTGCTACCCCAGCAGCGAGGCGCCGGCGATCGGACGGGTGGTGGCATTGGACTCCGGCTTGCCCGTGACGGTTCCCGGGATGCAGGTCGACCGCCGCTGCGGGTCCGGCCTGCAGGCGGTGATCCAGGCAAGCCTGCAGGTGGGCAACGGCGATCACGATCTCGTCATCGCCGGCGGCTGCGAGAGCATGAGCAACGTCGCCTTCTACTCCACCGACATGCGTTGGGGCGGAGCGCGCACCGGCGTTCGCGTGCACGACGGGCTGGCCCGGGGGCGCACCACCGCCGGTGGGCGTCACCACCCGGTGCCCGGCGGAATGCTGGAGACGGCCGAGAACCTGCGCCGCCAGTACGGCATCTCGCGTCTCGAGCAGGACGAGCTCGCCGTGCGGTCGCACCAGCGCGCGGTGGCCGCACAGAAGGACGGCATCTTGGCGGAGGAGATCATCCCGGTCGCGGTGCGCACCCGCCAGGGCGAGGAGCTCATCGACAGCGACGAGCATCCGCGCGCCGACACCTCGGTCGAGTCATTGAGCAAGCTCAAACCCGTGTTGTCGAGCGAGGATTCGGAGGCGACGGTAACGGCCGGCAATTCCAGCGGGCAGAACGACGCGGCGTCGATGTGCGTGGTGACCACACCCGAGAAGGCCGCCGAATACGGCCTGACGCCGTTGGTCCGCCTGGTGTCGTGGGGGCTGGCGGGGGTGGCGCCCCACATCATGGGCATCGGGCCGGTGCCGGCGACCGAGGTCGCTCTGGCCAAGGCCGGCCTGCGGCTGGCCGAGATCGACGTCATCGAACTCAACGAAGCCTTTGCCGCGCAAGCGCTCGCGGTGATGCGCGAATGGAATTTCGGCGCCGCCGACCACGAGCGGACGAACGTGCACGGATCGGGGATCTCCCTGGGTCACCCGGTCGGTGCGACGGGCGGGCGGATGCTGGCCACCCTGGCGCGCGAGCTCAACCGCCGCGAGGCGCGCTACGGGTTGGAGACCATGTGCATCGGCGGTGGGCAGGGTCTGGCGGCCGTGTTCGAGCGAGTCGGCCCGACGTGA
- a CDS encoding acyl-CoA dehydrogenase family protein → MTTAEIAEVSDEDFGEILSQTRHFVRTAVVPREQEILTEDRVPDDLRDQAKKMGLFGYAIPQQWGGLGLNLMQDVELAMELGYTSLALRSMFGTNNGIAGQVLVGFGTDEQKARWLESLASGDVVASFALTEPGAGSNPAGLRTKAVRDQADWVISGQKRFITNAPVADLFVVFARTRPADDQGPGIAVFLVPADSPGVEVGAKDAKMGQEGAWTADVSFNDVRVEGGALIGGSEDIGYRAAMTSLARGRVHIAALAVGAAQRALDESVSYAATATQGGTPIGSFQLVQAMLADQQTGVLAGRALVRDAARLWVSGEDRRVAPSAAKLFCTEMAGNVADLAVQIHGGSGYMHGVPVERIYRDVRLLRLYEGTSEIQRLIIGSNLIKAAQRATTTKER, encoded by the coding sequence ATGACCACCGCTGAAATCGCCGAAGTCTCGGATGAAGACTTCGGCGAGATTCTCTCTCAGACAAGGCACTTCGTCCGAACCGCCGTCGTCCCGCGCGAACAGGAGATCCTGACCGAGGATCGGGTGCCCGACGACCTGCGCGACCAGGCCAAGAAGATGGGCCTGTTCGGGTATGCGATCCCGCAGCAGTGGGGCGGCCTGGGCCTGAACCTGATGCAAGATGTCGAGCTGGCAATGGAATTGGGCTACACCTCGCTGGCCTTGCGATCGATGTTCGGCACCAACAACGGCATCGCCGGGCAGGTGCTGGTCGGCTTCGGCACCGACGAGCAGAAGGCCCGCTGGCTGGAGTCCTTGGCGTCCGGCGACGTCGTCGCCTCGTTCGCGTTGACCGAGCCCGGCGCGGGATCCAACCCGGCCGGCCTGCGAACCAAAGCCGTTCGCGACCAAGCCGATTGGGTGATTTCCGGGCAGAAGCGCTTCATCACCAATGCGCCCGTCGCCGATCTGTTCGTGGTGTTCGCGCGCACCCGGCCGGCCGACGACCAGGGGCCCGGGATCGCCGTCTTCCTCGTTCCGGCGGACTCGCCGGGCGTCGAAGTGGGCGCCAAGGACGCCAAGATGGGTCAGGAGGGCGCCTGGACCGCCGACGTGAGCTTCAACGACGTCCGCGTCGAGGGCGGCGCACTGATCGGCGGCAGCGAAGACATCGGCTACCGAGCGGCGATGACGTCGCTGGCGCGGGGCCGGGTCCATATCGCCGCCCTCGCGGTGGGCGCCGCCCAACGCGCACTCGACGAATCGGTCTCCTACGCCGCCACCGCGACCCAGGGCGGCACGCCGATCGGGAGCTTTCAGTTGGTCCAGGCGATGCTCGCCGACCAGCAGACCGGGGTGCTGGCCGGGCGCGCGCTGGTCCGCGATGCCGCCCGGCTCTGGGTATCCGGTGAAGACCGCAGGGTCGCGCCGTCGGCGGCCAAGCTGTTCTGCACCGAAATGGCCGGCAACGTGGCCGATCTCGCGGTGCAGATTCACGGCGGCAGCGGCTACATGCACGGCGTCCCGGTCGAGCGCATCTACCGCGACGTGCGGCTGCTGCGGCTCTACGAGGGCACCAGCGAGATTCAGCGGTTGATCATCGGGTCCAACCTCATCAAAGCGGCGCAGCGCGCCACCACAACCAAGGAGCGCTGA
- a CDS encoding phosphotransferase family protein → MSAVVSIPRYPGDVTPAWLSAALSGRGAPVEVADVDVVAIGTGQTGATYRVSARYATDPGDLPGTFVIKLPAQDDTVRDRVVIGYRSECAFYSSVVDRVQVPTPQCFYSEITDDAMEFALLLADQAPAVQGDQLAGCGETEARLAVTALAGLHAPSWCDPVWLDFPGIAFARPDEAGAGGMGEVAKMSADITLDKLGDRMSAEDRDTFSAAMGLVTPWLLSEYDRFALLHGDYRLDNLLFDPDRTRVSVVDWQTLGVGLPARDLAYFTATSLNSRLRASTEEQLVADYHRALTAGGVTGYDAETCWRDYRLGVLQAPLISALGFAFAAATERGDDMVLAMLSRGCQAIRELGTLELIG, encoded by the coding sequence ATGAGTGCTGTGGTGTCGATTCCGCGCTATCCCGGCGACGTGACCCCGGCCTGGTTGTCGGCCGCCCTCAGTGGGCGCGGCGCACCGGTCGAGGTCGCCGACGTGGACGTGGTCGCGATCGGCACCGGGCAGACCGGCGCAACCTACCGGGTGTCCGCCCGATACGCGACGGATCCCGGCGACCTTCCGGGCACGTTCGTCATCAAGCTGCCGGCGCAGGACGACACCGTGCGTGACCGGGTCGTCATCGGATATCGCAGCGAATGCGCGTTCTACTCATCCGTGGTGGATCGGGTGCAAGTACCGACGCCGCAGTGCTTCTATTCCGAGATCACCGATGATGCAATGGAGTTCGCTTTGCTGCTCGCCGATCAGGCGCCGGCGGTGCAGGGGGATCAGCTCGCCGGGTGCGGGGAAACCGAAGCGCGCCTCGCGGTCACCGCCCTGGCCGGCCTGCACGCGCCCAGCTGGTGTGATCCTGTCTGGCTCGACTTCCCGGGCATCGCGTTCGCCAGGCCCGACGAAGCGGGCGCCGGCGGCATGGGCGAGGTGGCGAAGATGAGCGCCGACATCACCCTGGACAAGCTGGGCGACCGAATGAGCGCGGAAGACCGCGACACCTTCAGTGCAGCAATGGGATTGGTCACGCCGTGGCTGCTCTCCGAGTACGACCGGTTTGCCCTGCTGCACGGGGACTATCGCCTGGACAACCTGCTGTTCGATCCCGACCGGACCCGGGTCAGCGTCGTCGACTGGCAGACGCTCGGCGTCGGATTGCCGGCCAGGGATCTCGCCTACTTCACCGCGACCAGCCTCAATTCGCGGCTGCGCGCGAGTACCGAGGAACAGCTCGTCGCCGACTACCATCGCGCGCTCACGGCGGGCGGCGTCACCGGCTACGACGCCGAAACGTGTTGGCGTGATTACCGGCTCGGGGTGCTGCAGGCACCGTTGATCTCGGCGCTGGGGTTCGCGTTCGCCGCCGCAACCGAGCGCGGCGACGACATGGTGCTCGCCATGCTCAGCCGCGGCTGCCAGGCGATCCGCGAGCTGGGGACGCTGGAGCTGATCGGCTGA
- a CDS encoding GntR family transcriptional regulator — MTVPDFAARPQLSDDVAGLIRRRIFDGTYVAGSYVRLDQLAAELGISVTPVREALFALRAEGLIDQRPRRGFMVLPVTGRDVTDVANVQAHVGGELAARAAINITDDQLRELKQIQAELEDAYAGDDDERTVRLNHQFHRAINVAADSPKLAQLMSQITRYAPESVFPAIEGWPEQSMRDHRRILSALKKRDEELARAAMSQHLAAGAVPLIDHLTARGVVDEGSHRAPG, encoded by the coding sequence ATGACGGTTCCGGATTTCGCCGCGCGGCCCCAACTGTCCGACGACGTCGCGGGCCTTATCCGCCGGCGGATCTTCGATGGCACCTACGTCGCGGGGTCCTACGTCCGTCTGGACCAACTGGCCGCCGAGCTGGGCATCAGCGTGACGCCGGTGCGGGAAGCGCTCTTTGCGCTGCGCGCGGAGGGCTTGATCGACCAACGGCCGCGCCGTGGTTTCATGGTGTTGCCGGTGACCGGTCGCGACGTCACCGACGTCGCGAACGTGCAGGCTCACGTCGGTGGCGAACTCGCTGCCCGGGCCGCGATCAACATCACCGACGACCAACTGCGCGAACTCAAACAGATCCAGGCGGAACTCGAAGATGCCTACGCCGGGGATGACGACGAGCGGACGGTGCGTCTCAATCACCAATTCCACCGGGCGATCAACGTCGCCGCGGACTCTCCGAAACTCGCCCAGCTGATGTCGCAGATCACCCGCTACGCACCGGAATCGGTGTTTCCCGCCATCGAAGGCTGGCCGGAACAGTCGATGAGGGACCACCGCCGGATCTTGTCCGCTCTGAAGAAGCGCGATGAGGAGCTCGCCCGCGCGGCGATGTCACAACACCTCGCCGCGGGAGCCGTCCCGTTGATCGATCACCTCACCGCGCGTGGCGTCGTCGACGAAGGGAGCCACCGTGCGCCGGGCTGA
- a CDS encoding mycofactocin-coupled SDR family oxidoreductase translates to MSGKLAGRVAFITGAARGQGRAHAVRLAREGADIIAVDIAGKLPSCVPYDPATPDDLSETVRLVEETNRRIIASVVDTRDFEGLRKAVDAGVDALGRLDIIVANAGVAAPQPWNEITPENFRDVIDINVTGTWNTVMAGADKIIEGGRGGSIILISSAAGMKMQPFMVHYTASKHAVTGMARAFAAELGKHSIRVNSVHPGPVNTPMGTGDMVAAVGRAMETNPQLSNVLTPFLPDWAAEPEEIADTVCWLASDESRKITAARIPVDQGSTQY, encoded by the coding sequence ATGAGCGGCAAGCTTGCGGGCAGAGTGGCATTCATCACCGGAGCGGCGCGCGGGCAGGGCCGGGCGCATGCGGTCCGTCTGGCGCGGGAGGGCGCCGACATCATCGCCGTCGACATCGCCGGCAAGCTTCCCTCCTGCGTCCCCTACGACCCGGCGACCCCCGATGACCTGAGCGAGACCGTCCGCCTGGTCGAAGAGACGAACCGCCGGATCATCGCCTCCGTCGTGGACACCCGCGACTTCGAAGGGCTCCGCAAGGCCGTCGACGCCGGTGTCGACGCGCTCGGGCGGCTGGACATCATCGTCGCCAACGCCGGCGTCGCCGCCCCGCAGCCCTGGAACGAGATCACCCCGGAAAACTTCCGCGACGTCATCGACATCAACGTGACCGGCACCTGGAACACCGTGATGGCGGGCGCGGACAAGATCATCGAGGGCGGCCGGGGCGGCTCGATCATCCTGATCAGTTCGGCGGCCGGCATGAAGATGCAGCCGTTCATGGTGCACTACACCGCCAGTAAGCACGCCGTCACCGGGATGGCGCGGGCCTTCGCCGCCGAGCTCGGCAAGCATTCGATCCGGGTCAACAGCGTGCATCCCGGGCCGGTGAACACGCCAATGGGCACGGGCGACATGGTCGCCGCGGTGGGCAGGGCGATGGAGACCAACCCGCAGCTGTCCAACGTGCTCACGCCGTTCCTGCCCGACTGGGCCGCCGAACCGGAGGAGATCGCCGACACGGTGTGCTGGCTGGCGAGCGACGAGTCCCGCAAGATCACCGCCGCCCGGATCCCGGTCGATCAGGGTTCGACGCAATACTGA
- a CDS encoding class I adenylate-forming enzyme family protein → MVDSTARATIDGLVRSRAAGCGDKPMVIDPTSRTSYRQLDSVTRDLAAVFIEAGVGKGTRVGLIMPNGTRWVELAVALTRVGAVLVPLSTLLAAPELAAQLRAAAVQFLVSVEEFRGHRYLDDLPPRTDLPALREVWTAERLADATAGDRARQLVDAMTGTVRAADPLVIMFTSGSSGPPKGVVHSHGSALGAVRSGLAARCITADTRLYLPMPFFWVGGFGSGILSTLLAGATLVTEDIPRPETTLRLLEAERVTLFRGWPDQAETLARHTVTVGADLSALQPGSLQGLLPPDRRARPGARATLFGMTEAFGPYCGYPADTDMPETAWGSCGKPFGGMEVRIVDPDGGEPVPAGSVGMIQIRGPHTLRGICGRSREEVFTADGFYPTGDLGRLDGDGFLFYHGRSDDMFKVGGATVYPGEVERALRTIDGVRSAFVTNVPGTAGQRVGAAVVCDAAVSAEMLTRCARKLLSAFKVPTAWLLLDSDDEVPRGGTGKVDTARLREMLRDANRN, encoded by the coding sequence ATGGTTGACTCGACAGCCAGGGCCACCATCGACGGACTCGTGCGTTCCCGCGCCGCCGGCTGTGGGGACAAGCCGATGGTCATCGACCCGACGTCGCGAACCAGTTACCGCCAACTCGACTCGGTAACAAGGGATCTCGCCGCGGTGTTCATCGAAGCCGGCGTCGGTAAGGGCACTCGGGTGGGGCTGATCATGCCCAACGGCACCCGCTGGGTCGAGCTGGCCGTTGCCCTGACCCGCGTGGGCGCCGTGCTGGTGCCGCTGAGCACCCTGCTGGCGGCGCCGGAACTGGCGGCGCAACTGCGGGCCGCCGCGGTGCAATTCCTGGTCAGCGTCGAAGAATTCCGGGGGCACCGCTACCTCGACGACCTCCCGCCCCGGACCGATCTCCCCGCCTTGCGCGAGGTCTGGACGGCCGAGCGGCTGGCCGACGCGACGGCCGGGGATCGGGCCCGCCAACTCGTCGACGCCATGACGGGGACGGTCAGGGCCGCCGACCCGTTGGTCATCATGTTCACCTCCGGCAGCAGCGGGCCGCCCAAGGGAGTGGTGCATTCTCACGGCAGCGCGCTGGGCGCCGTGCGGTCGGGCCTGGCGGCGCGTTGCATCACCGCCGACACCCGACTGTATCTACCGATGCCGTTCTTCTGGGTGGGCGGCTTCGGTAGCGGAATACTGTCCACGCTGTTGGCCGGCGCCACCCTGGTGACCGAGGACATACCCCGCCCCGAGACGACGCTGCGGCTGCTCGAAGCCGAACGGGTGACGCTGTTTCGCGGTTGGCCGGACCAGGCCGAGACACTGGCGCGGCACACGGTCACGGTCGGTGCCGACCTGTCGGCGCTGCAGCCGGGAAGCCTGCAGGGCCTGCTCCCGCCCGACCGGCGGGCCCGGCCCGGGGCGCGCGCCACGCTGTTCGGCATGACGGAGGCGTTCGGGCCTTACTGCGGCTACCCCGCCGACACCGACATGCCCGAGACCGCGTGGGGCAGCTGTGGGAAGCCGTTCGGCGGCATGGAGGTGCGCATCGTCGATCCCGACGGCGGCGAACCTGTCCCGGCCGGATCCGTGGGCATGATCCAGATTCGGGGACCGCACACACTGCGCGGCATCTGCGGTCGCAGCCGGGAAGAGGTTTTCACCGCCGACGGCTTCTACCCCACCGGCGATCTGGGCCGCCTCGACGGGGACGGGTTCCTGTTTTACCACGGGCGCTCTGACGACATGTTCAAGGTCGGCGGCGCCACGGTCTATCCCGGCGAGGTCGAACGGGCGCTGCGCACCATCGATGGCGTCCGCAGCGCCTTCGTCACCAACGTGCCGGGAACGGCGGGTCAGCGGGTGGGCGCGGCGGTGGTGTGCGACGCCGCCGTGTCCGCCGAGATGCTGACACGGTGCGCGCGAAAGCTGCTGAGTGCCTTCAAGGTACCGACGGCGTGGCTGCTGCTGGATTCCGACGACGAGGTACCGCGCGGTGGCACCGGCAAGGTCGATACCGCCCGGCTGCGGGAGATGTTGCGCGACGCGAATCGGAATTAA